A window of the Kosakonia radicincitans DSM 16656 genome harbors these coding sequences:
- the avtA gene encoding valine--pyruvate transaminase, translated as MTFSLFGDKFTRHAGITRLMEDLNDGLRTPGAIMLGGGNPAQIPAMTDYFHNLLAGMVENGKAIDALCNYDGPQGKTELLTALAAMLREELGWDIEPQNIALTNGSQSAFFYLFNLFAGRRADGSTRKVLFPLAPEYIGYADSGLEEEMFVSARPNIELLPDGQFKYHVDFEHLHIGEETGMICVSRPTNPTGNVITDEELMKLDVLANQHNIPLVIDNAYGVPFPGIIFSEARPLWNPNIILCMSLSKLGLPGSRCGIIIANDKIISAIRNMNGIISLAPGGIGPAMMCEMIKRKDLLRLSENVIKPFYYQRVQETIAVLRRYLPEERCLIHKPEGAIFLWLWFKDLPISTELLYQRLKKRGVLMVPGDYFFPGLDKPWPHTHQCMRMNYVPELALIEAGVKILAEEVEKAWQENEA; from the coding sequence ATGACATTTTCACTTTTCGGCGACAAATTTACCCGCCATGCAGGCATTACGCGCCTGATGGAGGATCTCAACGACGGTTTACGCACCCCTGGCGCTATCATGCTCGGCGGCGGTAACCCGGCACAAATCCCGGCCATGACCGATTACTTCCATAACCTGCTTGCCGGGATGGTAGAAAACGGCAAAGCGATTGATGCGCTGTGCAATTATGACGGTCCGCAAGGCAAAACCGAGCTGCTGACGGCGCTGGCCGCGATGCTGCGCGAAGAGCTGGGTTGGGATATTGAACCGCAGAATATTGCACTGACAAATGGCAGCCAGAGCGCGTTTTTCTACTTGTTCAATCTGTTTGCAGGCCGTCGTGCCGATGGAAGTACCAGAAAAGTATTATTTCCGCTGGCGCCGGAGTACATCGGCTATGCGGATTCCGGGCTGGAAGAGGAGATGTTTGTTTCGGCGCGACCCAATATTGAACTGCTGCCTGATGGCCAGTTTAAATACCATGTCGATTTCGAACATCTGCATATCGGCGAAGAGACCGGGATGATTTGCGTCTCGCGGCCAACCAACCCTACCGGCAACGTGATCACCGACGAAGAGTTAATGAAACTCGATGTGCTGGCGAATCAGCACAACATTCCGCTGGTGATCGATAACGCTTACGGCGTGCCTTTCCCGGGCATCATCTTTAGCGAAGCGCGTCCGCTGTGGAACCCGAATATCATCCTGTGCATGAGCCTGTCGAAGCTGGGCCTGCCAGGCAGCCGCTGCGGAATTATCATTGCCAACGACAAAATTATCTCCGCCATTCGCAATATGAACGGCATCATCAGCCTTGCGCCTGGCGGCATCGGCCCGGCAATGATGTGCGAGATGATTAAGCGCAAAGATCTGCTGCGCCTCTCTGAAAACGTGATCAAACCGTTCTATTACCAGCGAGTTCAGGAAACCATCGCCGTTCTGCGCCGCTACCTGCCCGAAGAGCGCTGTCTGATCCATAAACCGGAAGGGGCGATTTTCCTCTGGCTGTGGTTCAAGGATCTGCCTATCAGTACCGAATTACTTTATCAGCGCCTGAAAAAACGCGGCGTGCTGATGGTGCCGGGCGATTACTTCTTCCCGGGGCTGGATAAACCCTGGCCGCACACGCACCAGTGCATGCGCATGAACTATGTGCCGGAACTGGCGCTTATCGAAGCCGGGGTAAAAATTCTCGCCGAAGAGGTTGAAAAAGCCTGGCAAGAAAACGAGGCCTGA
- a CDS encoding 4Fe-4S dicluster domain-containing protein, translated as MNRFIIADSAKCIGCRTCEVACVVSHQDNQDCSTLSASAFSARIRVVKTGTFSTAVTCHHCEDAPCANVCPVGAIHRADGAVRVEQSRCIGCKSCMIACPFGAMQVTRVDARAQALKCDLCQHRETGPACVEACPTSALSCVNPSQLREYRLRSQLA; from the coding sequence ATGAACCGTTTTATTATCGCCGATTCGGCAAAATGCATTGGCTGCCGCACCTGCGAAGTGGCCTGCGTGGTGTCGCACCAGGATAATCAGGACTGCTCAACCCTCTCGGCCTCCGCCTTTTCTGCCCGCATTCGGGTGGTTAAAACCGGTACATTTTCCACGGCAGTAACCTGCCATCACTGCGAAGATGCGCCCTGTGCAAATGTCTGCCCTGTTGGTGCGATTCATCGCGCCGACGGTGCGGTACGGGTGGAACAATCCCGCTGTATCGGCTGTAAAAGCTGCATGATCGCCTGCCCGTTTGGCGCGATGCAGGTGACGCGGGTTGACGCGCGGGCGCAGGCGCTGAAGTGCGATCTGTGCCAGCACCGCGAAACCGGACCCGCCTGTGTGGAAGCCTGCCCGACCAGCGCTCTCAGCTGTGTGAACCCGTCGCAACTGCGCGAGTATCGTCTGCGAAGCCAGTTAGCGTAA
- a CDS encoding alpha-amylase has product MKHAALSLLFIPCFAFADWSASRFPALTNDGTGLWRSQATLKKGAYPLTLQEGQQCWQPAEGVKLNQMLSLVPCTGSPPQWRIFRDGDYQLQLDTRSGTPTLLLSVKSENTDARANVARQCPVRSDKPLTIDVGTTFPEGSQVRDFYSQQITTVRNGKITLQPAPESDGLLLLERAETNGPAPFQWHNATVYFVLTDRYVNGDPSNDNSYGRHKDGMQEIGTFHGGDLKGLTSKLDYLQQLGVNALWISSPLEQIHGWVGGGTKGDFPHYAYHGYYTQDWTRLDANMGREEDLRTLVDEAHRRGIRVLFDVVMNHTGYATLADMQTYQFGALYLKEDERRKILGEHWTDWKPAAGQTWHSFNDYINFSDKTAWQNWWGKNWIRTDIGDYDNPGFDDLTMSLAFLPDLKTESTTPSGLPVFYQHKPDTHAREIAGYTPRDYLTHWLSQWVRDYGIDGFRVDTAKHVELAAWQQLKTQATEALAEWKKANPQKKIDDAPFWMTGESWGHGVMRSAYYDHGFDAMINFDYQEQAASAVPCLANMDTVWQQMADKLQSFNALSYLSSHDTRLFREGGQQSAELLLLAPGAVQIFYGDESARPFGPTGSDPLQGTRSDMNWQDLDGKAAQSVRHWQTLGQFRARHPALGAGKQTTLTLPQGYGFVREQGEDKVMVVWAGAATR; this is encoded by the coding sequence ATGAAACACGCCGCGCTTTCACTGCTTTTTATACCCTGCTTCGCCTTCGCCGACTGGTCCGCCAGCCGTTTTCCCGCCTTAACCAACGATGGCACCGGTCTGTGGCGCAGCCAGGCGACGCTGAAAAAAGGGGCTTATCCACTCACATTGCAGGAGGGGCAGCAATGCTGGCAGCCTGCTGAAGGGGTGAAGCTCAACCAGATGTTATCCCTGGTTCCCTGCACAGGCAGCCCACCGCAGTGGCGCATTTTCCGCGACGGCGATTACCAGTTGCAGCTCGATACCCGTTCCGGCACGCCCACTCTGTTACTGAGCGTGAAAAGCGAGAATACCGACGCCCGCGCAAACGTGGCGCGCCAGTGCCCGGTGCGCAGCGATAAGCCACTGACGATAGACGTCGGCACAACGTTCCCGGAAGGCAGCCAGGTGCGCGATTTCTACAGCCAGCAAATCACCACCGTCCGCAACGGCAAAATTACCCTTCAGCCTGCGCCAGAGAGTGACGGGTTGCTGCTGTTAGAACGTGCGGAAACCAATGGTCCCGCGCCTTTCCAGTGGCATAACGCCACCGTTTATTTTGTTTTAACTGACCGTTATGTGAATGGCGACCCGTCAAACGACAACAGCTACGGGCGACACAAAGATGGCATGCAGGAGATCGGCACCTTCCACGGCGGCGATCTGAAAGGGCTAACCAGCAAACTTGATTATTTGCAGCAACTGGGCGTGAACGCGTTATGGATAAGCTCACCGCTGGAGCAGATCCACGGCTGGGTAGGCGGCGGCACGAAAGGCGATTTTCCCCATTACGCTTACCACGGCTACTACACGCAAGACTGGACGCGCCTGGATGCCAATATGGGCCGCGAAGAGGATTTGCGCACGCTGGTAGATGAAGCGCACCGACGCGGCATCCGCGTGTTGTTTGACGTGGTGATGAACCACACCGGTTACGCCACACTTGCGGATATGCAGACGTATCAGTTTGGCGCGCTTTATCTGAAAGAGGATGAACGGCGCAAAATCCTCGGCGAGCACTGGACAGACTGGAAGCCCGCCGCTGGCCAGACCTGGCACAGTTTCAATGACTACATCAACTTCAGCGATAAAACGGCGTGGCAAAACTGGTGGGGCAAAAACTGGATCCGCACAGATATTGGCGATTATGACAACCCCGGCTTTGACGATCTGACCATGTCGCTGGCGTTCTTGCCTGACCTGAAAACAGAATCGACCACGCCATCCGGCTTGCCCGTCTTCTACCAACATAAACCGGACACCCACGCGCGGGAGATTGCCGGTTACACGCCGCGCGATTATCTGACTCACTGGCTCAGCCAGTGGGTGCGTGATTATGGTATCGACGGTTTTCGCGTTGATACTGCCAAACACGTTGAGCTGGCGGCCTGGCAGCAGCTGAAAACCCAGGCGACAGAGGCGCTGGCCGAGTGGAAAAAAGCCAACCCGCAGAAGAAAATTGATGATGCGCCATTCTGGATGACCGGCGAATCCTGGGGCCACGGCGTCATGCGCAGCGCTTACTACGACCACGGTTTCGACGCGATGATCAATTTTGATTATCAGGAGCAGGCCGCCAGCGCCGTGCCGTGCCTGGCGAATATGGATACTGTCTGGCAGCAAATGGCGGACAAACTGCAAAGCTTTAACGCCCTGAGTTATCTCTCCTCGCATGATACCCGCCTGTTCCGCGAAGGCGGCCAGCAATCGGCAGAGCTGTTATTGCTTGCGCCAGGCGCGGTGCAGATCTTCTACGGTGATGAATCCGCCCGTCCGTTTGGCCCCACGGGATCCGATCCGCTGCAAGGCACGCGATCGGACATGAACTGGCAGGATCTTGACGGCAAAGCCGCGCAAAGCGTGCGCCACTGGCAAACGCTTGGCCAGTTCCGCGCGCGCCATCCGGCACTGGGCGCAGGAAAACAAACCACGCTGACATTGCCGCAAGGATATGGGTTCGTACGCGAGCAAGGAGAAGACAAAGTCATGGTTGTCTGGGCGGGTGCGGCCACGCGCTGA
- the selB gene encoding selenocysteine-specific translation elongation factor, with translation MIIATAGHVDHGKTTLIEALTGVNADRLPEEKKRGMTIDLGYAYWPQPDGRVPGFIDVPGHEKFLSNMLAGVGGIDHALLVVACDDGVMAQTREHLAILQLTGNPALTVALTKADRVDGARIEQVRAEVQETLKAFGYPQATLFVTAATEMRGIAELRAHLLQLPERAHPENQRFRLALDRAFTVKGAGLVVTGTALSGDVRVGDTLWLTGVNKLMRVRGLHAQNQPVDHAHAGQRIALNIAGDAEKEALSRGDWLLSQQPPEPTERVIVALQTHTPLTQWQPVHIHHAASHVTGRVSLLENGLAELVLDMPLWLADNDRLVLRDISARSTLAGARVVTLNSPRRGKRKTEYLQWIAELAQAGDDAQALLAHLSRGAVDLTAFGWARQLSARGLEALLDNPGFIRAGNNLLNAPVAARWQRKLLDTLAIYHEQHREEPGPGRERLRRMALPMEDEALVLTLIERMREAGDIHSHHGWLHLPDHKTGFSDEQEHLWQKVAPLFGDEPWWVRDLARETASDEQVMRGVLRQAAQQGLITAIVKDRYYRNDRIVTFASMIRDLDQARGSTSAADFRDTLNVGRKLAIQILEYFDRIGFTRRRGNDHILRDKALFLKE, from the coding sequence ATGATTATTGCCACTGCCGGGCATGTTGACCACGGCAAAACAACTCTGATCGAGGCGCTGACCGGCGTGAATGCCGATCGTTTGCCGGAAGAGAAAAAACGCGGCATGACTATCGATCTGGGCTACGCCTACTGGCCGCAACCGGACGGGCGCGTACCGGGGTTTATTGATGTGCCGGGGCACGAAAAATTCCTCTCGAACATGCTGGCGGGCGTCGGCGGCATCGATCATGCGCTGCTGGTGGTTGCCTGCGATGATGGTGTGATGGCGCAGACTCGCGAGCATCTGGCCATTTTGCAGCTCACCGGTAACCCGGCGCTGACCGTGGCGCTAACGAAGGCCGATCGCGTGGATGGCGCACGAATTGAGCAGGTGCGCGCAGAAGTACAAGAAACGCTGAAAGCCTTTGGTTATCCGCAGGCAACCCTGTTTGTCACTGCCGCAACAGAGATGCGTGGCATCGCTGAATTACGTGCGCATCTGTTGCAGTTGCCGGAGCGCGCGCACCCGGAAAATCAACGTTTTCGTCTTGCGCTGGATCGCGCGTTTACCGTCAAAGGTGCCGGGCTGGTGGTGACCGGTACAGCGCTCTCTGGCGATGTGCGCGTGGGCGATACGTTGTGGCTGACCGGAGTGAATAAACTGATGCGCGTGCGCGGCCTGCATGCGCAGAATCAGCCAGTTGATCATGCTCATGCCGGGCAGCGTATTGCGCTCAATATTGCCGGGGACGCGGAAAAAGAGGCGCTCAGCCGCGGTGACTGGTTGCTGTCACAGCAACCGCCGGAGCCAACGGAGCGGGTGATTGTCGCGCTGCAAACGCACACGCCGCTGACCCAGTGGCAGCCGGTGCATATCCACCATGCCGCCAGCCATGTTACCGGCCGCGTTTCGCTGCTGGAAAACGGTCTCGCCGAGCTGGTACTGGATATGCCGCTGTGGCTGGCCGATAACGATCGGCTGGTGCTGCGTGATATCTCTGCGCGCAGTACGCTGGCCGGAGCGCGCGTGGTAACACTCAACTCACCGCGTCGCGGCAAACGTAAAACCGAGTATCTGCAATGGATCGCGGAGCTGGCGCAGGCGGGTGATGATGCGCAGGCGCTGCTGGCGCATTTATCGCGCGGCGCTGTTGATCTGACGGCGTTTGGCTGGGCGCGGCAGCTCAGCGCGCGCGGGCTGGAAGCGCTGCTGGATAACCCCGGTTTTATTCGCGCTGGTAATAACCTGTTGAATGCGCCGGTAGCGGCGCGCTGGCAGCGGAAGCTGCTGGATACGTTGGCAATCTACCATGAGCAGCACCGCGAAGAGCCAGGCCCTGGGCGCGAGCGTCTGCGGCGCATGGCGTTGCCGATGGAAGATGAAGCGCTGGTGCTCACCCTTATCGAACGGATGCGCGAGGCGGGCGACATTCACAGCCATCATGGCTGGCTGCATCTGCCGGATCATAAAACTGGCTTCAGCGATGAACAGGAGCATCTGTGGCAAAAGGTGGCTCCGCTGTTTGGTGACGAACCATGGTGGGTGCGCGATCTGGCACGCGAAACCGCAAGCGACGAACAGGTGATGCGCGGCGTGCTGCGACAGGCGGCTCAGCAGGGGCTCATTACGGCGATCGTGAAAGATCGTTATTACCGTAACGATCGGATTGTCACTTTTGCCAGCATGATCCGCGATCTGGATCAGGCGCGCGGTTCCACCAGCGCCGCCGATTTCCGCGATACGCTGAACGTGGGACGCAAACTGGCGATTCAGATCCTGGAATATTTTGACCGCATTGGTTTTACCCGCCGACGCGGCAATGACCATATCCTGCGTGACAAAGCCCTTTTCCTGAAGGAATAA
- a CDS encoding glutathione S-transferase, which yields MKLIGSYTSPFVRKISVMLLEKGITFEFINEQPYNAINGVAQYNPLGKVPALITDEGEVWFDSPIIAQYIELLAIAPALLPTEPVAALKIRQLEALADGIMDAALVSVRELARPVEQQSQSELLRQREKVSQGLDTLERYLQEGTLSVDTLNLATIAIACAIGYLNFRHVSPGWCVNRPLLVKLVENLFQRESFARTEPPRA from the coding sequence ATGAAACTTATCGGCAGCTACACCAGCCCTTTTGTCCGCAAAATCTCCGTGATGCTGCTGGAAAAGGGGATCACCTTTGAATTTATCAACGAGCAGCCCTACAACGCGATCAACGGCGTGGCGCAATACAACCCGCTCGGTAAGGTCCCCGCGCTGATTACGGATGAGGGTGAAGTCTGGTTCGACTCGCCGATCATCGCGCAATACATTGAGTTACTGGCTATCGCACCGGCGTTATTGCCGACGGAGCCTGTGGCTGCGCTAAAAATTCGCCAGCTGGAAGCGCTGGCCGACGGCATTATGGATGCTGCGCTGGTCTCGGTGCGTGAACTGGCGCGCCCGGTTGAGCAGCAATCGCAAAGCGAGCTGCTGCGCCAGCGGGAGAAAGTTTCGCAGGGCCTGGATACGCTGGAACGCTACCTGCAAGAGGGAACGCTCAGCGTGGATACGCTGAACCTGGCGACCATTGCCATCGCCTGCGCGATTGGTTATCTCAACTTCCGCCATGTCTCGCCGGGCTGGTGCGTGAATCGCCCGCTGCTGGTGAAGCTGGTCGAGAACCTCTTCCAGCGTGAGAGTTTCGCCCGTACGGAGCCGCCAAGGGCCTGA
- the selA gene encoding L-seryl-tRNA(Sec) selenium transferase gives MTTLYSQIPSTDRLLRDEAFATLLTLFGHSRVTQMLHQLQDEAREQIRQQQALPDWCDAWASETQKRLEQSNASALRPVFNLSGTVLHTNLGRAVQPQAAVDAVAAVMGSAVTLEYDLDGAGRGHRDRALADLLCQLTGAEDACIVNNNAAAVLLMLAATAAGREVVVSRGELVEIGGAFRIPDVMRQAGCVLHEVGTTNRTHAKDYRQAINDNTALLMKVHTSNYHIDGFTAAVDEAELVTLAEAAGLPVIVDLGSGSLVDLTCYGLPKEPMPQALIAAGVSLVSFSGDKLLGGPQAGIIVGKKALIAQLQQHPLKRALRADKMTLAALEATLRLYLHPEKLPQSLPTLRYLTRPEPEIREQALRLCAALNARYSEFDLRVEACLSQIGSGSLPVDRLPGAAVTFTPRNGSGRRLEALAAQWRALPQPVIGRIYDGRLWLDCRCLDDESRLLEMLLK, from the coding sequence ATGACAACTCTTTACAGCCAGATCCCATCGACCGATCGCCTGTTACGTGACGAGGCGTTCGCCACTTTATTAACGCTTTTCGGCCATAGCCGCGTAACGCAGATGCTGCACCAGCTACAGGATGAAGCGCGTGAGCAAATCCGTCAGCAGCAGGCATTACCCGACTGGTGCGATGCCTGGGCCAGTGAAACGCAAAAGCGGCTGGAACAGAGCAACGCCAGCGCGCTGCGCCCGGTGTTTAACCTGAGCGGCACCGTACTGCATACCAACTTAGGCCGCGCGGTGCAGCCGCAGGCAGCGGTCGATGCTGTTGCGGCGGTCATGGGTTCTGCGGTGACGCTGGAATATGATCTCGACGGCGCCGGGCGGGGGCATCGCGATCGCGCGCTGGCGGATTTACTCTGCCAGCTAACCGGCGCGGAAGACGCCTGCATCGTCAATAACAACGCTGCTGCCGTGTTGCTGATGCTGGCAGCCACGGCGGCGGGGCGTGAAGTGGTGGTGTCGCGCGGCGAGCTGGTGGAGATTGGCGGCGCGTTCCGCATTCCGGACGTGATGCGCCAGGCGGGCTGCGTGCTGCATGAAGTGGGAACCACTAACCGCACGCATGCTAAAGATTACCGCCAGGCGATCAACGACAACACGGCGCTGCTGATGAAGGTGCATACCAGCAATTATCATATTGACGGTTTTACTGCCGCGGTGGACGAAGCGGAGCTGGTGACCCTTGCCGAAGCGGCTGGTCTGCCGGTGATTGTCGATCTGGGTAGCGGCTCGCTGGTGGATTTAACCTGTTACGGCCTGCCAAAAGAGCCGATGCCGCAGGCGCTGATCGCCGCAGGCGTCAGCCTGGTGAGCTTCTCCGGTGATAAGCTGCTCGGCGGCCCGCAGGCGGGGATTATCGTCGGTAAAAAAGCGCTGATTGCGCAGTTGCAGCAGCACCCGCTGAAACGGGCGCTGCGGGCGGACAAAATGACGCTGGCGGCGCTGGAAGCTACGCTGCGTCTCTATCTGCACCCGGAAAAGTTACCGCAGAGCCTGCCGACGCTACGTTATCTGACGCGCCCGGAGCCGGAGATCCGCGAGCAGGCGTTGCGGCTGTGCGCGGCGCTGAATGCGCGATATAGCGAGTTCGACCTGCGTGTCGAAGCCTGTTTGTCACAGATTGGCAGCGGCTCTTTGCCGGTCGATCGCCTGCCTGGCGCAGCCGTGACCTTTACGCCGCGTAACGGCAGCGGGCGTCGGCTGGAAGCGCTGGCGGCGCAGTGGCGGGCGTTGCCGCAGCCGGTGATTGGCCGCATTTACGATGGTCGCTTGTGGCTGGACTGCCGCTGTCTTGATGATGAATCCCGCTTGCTGGAGATGTTGCTGAAATGA